In Melospiza melodia melodia isolate bMelMel2 chromosome 9, bMelMel2.pri, whole genome shotgun sequence, the genomic window AGAATTAAGGGGTTCAGTGAAGAGCTGGCATGGAAGAAACTGGTGGGACAGTATGGTAATTTTATTATTGCCTTTGCCCTCTGGGGGCCATAATTACACACATTGGAGTTACACACAGTCTGCTGTGCCAGTGTGGTGCTGAACCTCAGGACCTGGGCTGCCATATCATCCCAAAGTTCTTCTAATTCAAGCGGGTTGTCCAAGCAGGGGACACCTGGAAGGCCTCTGCTTCTGCttaggtgtccccaaggccagagATGATTTCCCTGCTGGTCTCAGAGTGCCTGGGGAGGTACTAAGCAGGTGCTAATGCCAGGGGTGTGCTTGGTTTCAGCCCACCTCACAAATATGTTTTGCATGTCTCAAGCTACTGCAGCGGGTGCAGGTGCTGAGAGGGAACCTGCAGgctgcagtgcctgtgctgaattcacccagccctgagctctgccatGTGCAGTGAGAATTcacccagccctgagctctgccatATGCAGTGAGGCCAGAGAGACACAAGTACCCCAGCAGAGGCTGCTCCAGGGCACACAGATCTCCACTCCTGCTGCCTGAGTCTGCCAGCAGGGAGGCACACGCCGTGGCTGTGATGTCAGGAGGAGCACGGAGGGGTGTGCACAGGGGCTGACACAGGTGAGGCCGTGGGAGCAGAAACCTCACTGTGCTGGCACTACCCCAGCTGAACCccacctgtgccctggcagccacaaTGCAGGGGACCAGGGAGTGCAGGCAGCCCTTGGAGAGGGGGTGGCACAGCTGTCACCCCCAAAGTACGGAAGGCAATAAGGGCCACCTCCTTGGGCCCGTTGGCTGCTGGAGCATCTGCTCCAGGGTAGCAGCAGGCTGTCCTGTCCTCAGTCCTGCTGAGGGCTCAGAAGAggccaggagagctgagaggggCGATGATGATGGGGGCATCAGGTGGGGTGAGGATGGGTGTTGTGTCTGATGTGGTCTCCTCAGCCTCACTCTCCACATCCTCCACGTCCTCGCTGACAGAGGGGATGATCTGCACCACCTTCTCCTCAAAGTGCACTTGCTTGCGAGGCGCTGGCACGGCTGCTGGCTGGACAGGAGTGtctggggctgagctgctgtccttgctgcccttcagGATGCTCTTCATATGGCCCAGAAGCGAGCGGTGCTGCTCCCTCTGGGCCCCGTGGAAGGTGTAGGTCTGCTCAGTGTCACCAATGATGGTTGGGGCTGCCTCAGTACCTGAAGGGTCCACGTAGTGACCCGCCTGGGGATGCAtgtctttgtgccctgggctcttcCTCCTCTTGCTCAGCAGGAAGTAGGCCAGGGCAGTGAGCACCAGCATGGACCCTGGGGACAAGAATATGTTGGCTGTGGGCTCTGGCTTGTGGGAAGGCCTTGCCAAGCAGTGCTTGGTATGGCtagcccagtgccaccagcccagctccctgcacatccccacCCCTCACCAGACCATTCTCCTCTTCCATCTGCACTACTCCCCACCCAAGCTTCTCACCAGGGATGGTGACATGCCAGACAAGGACGGGATGCAGGAAGCAAGCCACTGAGAGCAGCGTGTACCCCAGGAATTTCTGGAAGCTCCCTGGGCATCTAGCTCGCTTCCAGAAGGCCTGTGCCAGGAATTCAGGCTTGTgactggggagagagagaggTCCTTGTGGCATGAGGCACCAACCACATGCCAAGAAGATTTGGTACTAACCATAACCCATCTAAATGTGCAGATCCTCAGTCTGGTTTGTCAGAAGATGGATGTGCTTTTCAGGGAAGATAAGCAAAGCCTGAACATCTCCTGCAGGGAGAAGAGCATTTGCCAGAGGCCAGCATCTCAGTGCCTCACTAATCAAGTGCCTGCTAATACAAGTAAGGAGATGCCTCTAAGCTGTAAGGACTTTTGAGTTTCTTCTAGAAGACAGCAGCAGTGCTCAGCCTCTGAAAAGGACATAAGGATTGTTGACATTTTAGCTTTAACTTCTGTGCTGTCTCTGGAGGGAGCTGAAGCTCACCCTGGGGATCTGGGTCTTCCTCCAACCCTGGTACCTTGTGCCTCCACATTGTGTTAAGCAGATGCTGAAACCAGGGTTTGTTGTGCTGATGCTCAGGAAATTAGGGCACAAGCCTGGGTTAAAACACAGGTTTAAATGGCTGTGCCCATGGACCCATTTACCTCCCCCCTGTCTGAGTGCACTTGCCTTGGCATTGGGGGCAGGACCTTTGGTCTGGCACTTGCAGCTCCCCCAGATCTGGTGTTGCTGTAAGGGGCAAGGTGCCTTTGGGAGGTCCCACCGTGGCTGGAGAGTAGTGGGCAGGGTCTACTCACGTGAAGCACATCTCCAGGAACAAACTGATAAAGAAGAAGCCTTCACAGACAGTAACTGCAACCCCTGAAAAACTGAAAGGTGGAGCTGTCAGGGGAGCGGGGCTGTGTTTGAGTATGTTCTGCAGGTGGGCAGAAAGGGCACAGGGGGCCAGAATTTACTATCCAGTTCTCAACACAGTCTGTATGCAGGGGTCTGAACACCCTCTGCTTATCTGGTTTGTTGAAAACTCACAGCCCTCCTGCCCCTGGGGAATCAACTTGCAGCCAGTGTTGCCTCTGGCCTGCCTGAGTCTGCAGTAGCATTTCTTTTCCTAACAGAAATAGCTTATTTTTCTGAAATATGGAGATCTGAAATACCCAAAGCCTTGGACactgtctcctgctgctgttgCAGTCTAGTCTGGTGCTACATATGGTGGTGGGGTTGACCTTGTCACCCCTGCCAGCTCTGATTTCAAGGGCAAAAATACTCACAGCAGATAGAAAGCCAGGCTTTTAAACTGTCCTCGCTGCAGAGTTTCGACGCCCACACCGATCAGCACTAGAAAGAGAAGGCAGGAAAGATGCTGACTGCAgagttcaatcccagttccctTGGGTTAGTAACCAGCTCCCAGAATAAATGTTCCCATTTCCCCAGGGGCTAGCAAGGCAGCTTCTTCCATGCAGGGCAGCATGTCAGGACTGCCAGCACCGGTGATTCATGCTGACACACCCACCCAGAGGAGTCAGAGCTGAGTGTTGCCCTTGACACAGAGCCCTGAAACCCATCCCAGCTGCACCCCTGTGATGGCAGCCTTGCCACTGTGTGGGCTCGGGAAAGGTGCTCTGGGAATACCAGCTGGCCTTGGACAGCTGGGGGAGGCAAGCAGCAGTGTCCTGTGACCATTCCACCCTGAGATGGGCCATACTGCCACATCCCAGCTGCCACAGGCCCGCTGCCATCCTCCTCTGCTCCCAGTGCCTGCCAGCCCCACTCCCTTGCCCTCCCTGCTGCACCCAACAcatggctgcagagcagggcagctgtgccagctgccttCACGAAGGGCTGTAGCCATAGCATCAGGATCCTTTGCTAGCCAAACACAAAAACATATAATGGGAGCAGGCAGATTAAAACCAGGGAATGAAAGTTCTCTCAGTGCCTCAGCCAGTACAGAGCACCAGGGAGTCAGTTTTAGGGGGATTAAGAGTATTAGCAAGGCTAAAATCTTTGATGGATTGGCCAATAGCTTCAGGGGATGGAAAATTTTCTTCAACATCCTTCAGTTCCCTTCAAGATTATTTCTAGAATCGAGCAGAAACATAATGCCTCACACCAGCTGCAGCAAGCTGGTTGGTACATAACAATTCACAGGGCACAAGTGTCAGCAGTGTGGAGCTGAATGAAGCTCAGCTTTCATAGCCAGAGCAATTTCCTGTCTGCACCTGATGCCTCCACCCCTCAGTGAGCAGCCCACTGGTGCTCAGGAAGTTCaccactgctcctgctccatgCACACTGGCCAAGGTTTGAGGTGCAGGTTAGATCCATTTCTCTGAGCTGTGGTTTGCCCCATCTGGAGAAGAGTACCAGGCCCCCAAACAAGGACACAGCTCGGTGTCCATCGAGACTGCAGTGCAGTCAATGCCAAGGGTCAGCTTTCCCACCTGGGCTGAAAGAAATCCCTCTCTGCTTTCCCTGTGTCTCCTACAGCTGCCGGCCCCTGTCAGCCAAGGGAACTTATGGGGCCCATGTGCCACCCTTCTACACTGCCtttccagccctgagcagagcacagGGAAATCAGCCTCATCACAGGGCTGTGAAGCTGCA contains:
- the TMEM72 gene encoding transmembrane protein 72 isoform X3, with the translated sequence MPSHKPEFLAQAFWKRARCPGSFQKFLGYTLLSVACFLHPVLVWHVTIPGSMLVLTALAYFLLSKRRKSPGHKDMHPQAGHYVDPSGTEAAPTIIGDTEQTYTFHGAQREQHRSLLGHMKSILKGSKDSSSAPDTPVQPAAVPAPRKQVHFEEKVVQIIPSVSEDVEDVESEAEETTSDTTPILTPPDAPIIIAPLSSPGLF
- the TMEM72 gene encoding transmembrane protein 72 isoform X2, with product MCFTHKPEFLAQAFWKRARCPGSFQKFLGYTLLSVACFLHPVLVWHVTIPGSMLVLTALAYFLLSKRRKSPGHKDMHPQAGHYVDPSGTEAAPTIIGDTEQTYTFHGAQREQHRSLLGHMKSILKGSKDSSSAPDTPVQPAAVPAPRKQVHFEEKVVQIIPSVSEDVEDVESEAEETTSDTTPILTPPDAPIIIAPLSSPGLF
- the TMEM72 gene encoding transmembrane protein 72 isoform X1: MQHKALWSALEYTCRLLGISTAAVLIGVGVETLQRGQFKSLAFYLLFSGVAVTVCEGFFFISLFLEMCFTHKPEFLAQAFWKRARCPGSFQKFLGYTLLSVACFLHPVLVWHVTIPGSMLVLTALAYFLLSKRRKSPGHKDMHPQAGHYVDPSGTEAAPTIIGDTEQTYTFHGAQREQHRSLLGHMKSILKGSKDSSSAPDTPVQPAAVPAPRKQVHFEEKVVQIIPSVSEDVEDVESEAEETTSDTTPILTPPDAPIIIAPLSSPGLF